A window of the Candidatus Paraluminiphilus aquimaris genome harbors these coding sequences:
- the bmt gene encoding betaine--homocysteine S-methyltransferase translates to MSNPILDVIARKGWCVTDGATGSNFFGRGLEAGYPPELWCLERPEEVLWLHGEFLKAGADLILTNSFGSNAPRLKLHKSEHRVHEINKAAAQLARQAVSEFADISGHIAVVAGSMGPTGELFAPMGELTHESTVAFFTEQAEALAEGGADALWIETMSSTEEVAAAVEAAKKTGLPVAATLTFDTARRSMMGVTPTEYASFAQEVGLDLIGSNCGIGPAELMDSTTELLNANSGLPIIAKGNCGIPQYVDGEIHFHGSPELMAQYALHARDAGATVIGGCCGTTPEHLAAMVEALNSTPSRVFDPLAMTQALGKPWPDLSDRGSAGGGRRSRRRQG, encoded by the coding sequence ATGTCTAATCCAATTTTGGATGTCATTGCGCGAAAGGGATGGTGTGTCACTGATGGCGCTACGGGCTCCAATTTTTTTGGTCGAGGACTTGAAGCAGGATATCCCCCCGAACTTTGGTGTCTCGAGCGGCCTGAGGAAGTTCTCTGGTTGCACGGCGAATTTTTGAAGGCCGGCGCAGACCTTATTCTCACCAATAGTTTTGGGTCTAACGCGCCGCGTTTAAAGCTCCACAAGAGCGAGCACCGTGTTCACGAAATAAACAAAGCCGCGGCACAACTGGCCCGACAGGCGGTTTCAGAATTTGCAGATATCAGTGGGCATATAGCCGTTGTTGCCGGATCAATGGGGCCTACCGGCGAGCTTTTCGCACCCATGGGCGAGCTTACCCACGAGTCGACGGTCGCCTTTTTTACCGAGCAGGCAGAGGCGCTCGCCGAAGGGGGTGCCGATGCGCTTTGGATCGAGACCATGTCGTCAACGGAGGAGGTTGCAGCCGCCGTTGAGGCCGCAAAGAAAACGGGTTTACCCGTTGCAGCGACGCTGACCTTCGATACGGCGCGTCGCTCGATGATGGGCGTCACTCCCACTGAATATGCAAGCTTTGCTCAGGAAGTTGGACTCGATCTGATTGGCTCAAACTGCGGAATCGGTCCCGCCGAGCTCATGGATTCGACGACAGAGCTGTTAAATGCCAACAGTGGTTTACCGATTATCGCTAAAGGGAACTGCGGTATCCCTCAGTATGTCGATGGTGAGATTCACTTTCATGGCAGTCCTGAACTCATGGCACAGTATGCGTTGCATGCGCGAGACGCGGGGGCCACGGTTATCGGTGGGTGCTGCGGAACGACGCCGGAGCATTTAGCCGCGATGGTTGAGGCACTCAATTCAACCCCCTCTCGCGTGTTTGACCCGCTTGCTATGACGCAAGCGCTGGGTAAGCCGTGGCCCGATCTGTCAGATCGAGGTAGCGCAGGTGGTGGACGCCGATCGCGAAGGCGACAGGGTTAA